Proteins from a genomic interval of Arachis hypogaea cultivar Tifrunner chromosome 10, arahy.Tifrunner.gnm2.J5K5, whole genome shotgun sequence:
- the LOC112717060 gene encoding uncharacterized protein, which translates to MEVAIAVPIHSMDFNFHSNCSSPFFTAPSTPQQQQQNDFDFEFEFSGQLQRPSLSAADELFDRGMIRPLNTASSIDPPPTPKVATHERLREEKPQSQSQSQPQQQKQSDDSKKEKKGLSSLFSETAISSFLSSIWFRKRYRKWRIKDILLFRSASEGRYKDNDAFRKYVVLSKTKPHYDEDDDVGNLSFRSTTTTATAEENSGSVSKRRVSAHEFHYTVNRAASEELKKKTMLPYKHGLLGCLSFNATSDLHLISSRVMSMERS; encoded by the coding sequence ATGGAAGTTGCCATAGCAGTTCCTATTCACTCTATGGACTTCAATTTCCACAGTAACTGCTCCTCCCCTTTCTTCACAGCACCTTCAACcccgcaacaacaacaacaaaatgatTTCGATTTCGAATTCGAATTCAGCGGCCAACTCCAACGACCTTCCCTCTCCGCCGCCGACGAGCTCTTCGACCGCGGCATGATCCGCCCTCTTAACACCGCATCTTCCATTGATCCACCACCAACACCAAAAGTAGCAACACATGAAAGGTTAAGAGAAGAAAAACCGCAATCGCAATCGCAATCGCAACCGCAGCAACAAAAACAGAGTGATGATagcaaaaaagagaagaaaggcctctcatccttattctccgAAACTGCAATATCTTCGTTCTTGTCATCGATTTGGTTCAGAAAACGATACCGGAAATGGAGGATAAAGGATATTCTACTGTTTCGCAGTGCATCAGAGGGAAGATATAAGGACAACGATGCATTCAGAAAGTACGTGGTTCTGTCCAAAACGAAGCCGCATTACGACGAAGATGACGACGTCGGGAACTTAAGCTTCCGGTCCACAACGACGACGGCGACGGCGGAGGAGAATTCCGGTTCGGTGTCGAAACGGAGAGTTTCCGCTCACGAGTTTCATTACACGGTGAACCGGGCTGCCTCTgaggaattgaagaagaaaacaatGCTGCCTTACAAGCACGGTTTGTTAGGGTGCTTGAGCTTCAATGCAACTTCTGATTTACATCTCATTAGCTCAAGAGTTATGTCAATGGAACGTTCATGA